The Rufibacter sp. DG15C region AGGCTTTGGTGCCGCCTTTTATCAGATAGGCTTGGTAGGGAGACTGATTAATATTAGCTGGTGTAAAAGTTTTCTAATTATTGCGATTAAAATTAAGTTGAATTAACTTATTTAGTTATCCTTAAAAAGGATGAAATATGCTAAACAGTTGAATTTTAATTATGTTTTAATCTGGTTAATGAAACGAGTTAATAGCGGAAATAAACTCTAGTTTATAAAAAAAACAGCCCACTAAAAGTGAGCTGTTTTTTCTGCTAATGTAAATCTGTCAAGATTACATGGTTGGTAAAACTACAGCATCAATTACATGGGTAACGCCATTGCTAGAGATAACATCTGCAATAGAAACTGTGGCTCCGTTGATCATGACCATGTTGCCCTTGCGGGTAACAGTTAAGGTTTCTCCATTCACAGTTTTTAGTTTCTGTCCGTTTTTCAGGTCTTTGGCCTGCAATCTGCCTGGTACTACGTGATAGGTCAACACGGCTGTCAACTTGGCTTTGTTTTCAGGGAGTAAAAGCGACTCTACCGTGCCAGCTGGCAGTTTCTCAAAGGCAGCGTTGGTAGGAGCAAACACCGTGAAAGGACCTGGGCCCATCAAGGTTTCTACCAAACCAGCGGCTTTAACAGCGGCTACCAGGGTAGTATGATCGCTGGAGCCAAGAGCGTTGGCCACAATATTTTTAGAAGGCACCATCATGGCGCCACCCACTAGCACACCTTCTTTCTTCTCCATACCCGTGGTTTTGTCCATCTTGGTTTTAGAAGTAGTTTGGGCAGAGGCATCAAAGGTGAAGAAAGCAGTTCCGGCTAAGGCAAATAATACAATAGACTTTTTCATAATGATTAGGATGGCTTTTATGTGTGTAATGCCTCACTTACGAAGCTCCCTATATCACCGGATTTTGGAATTGAAAAAATATTTTATTCAGTACTTAATTGCTTTAGAATTGTATGATGTATTTAAACCGAATTAAAGCTTTGTATTAGACGGAAAAATAAAAATTGTATAGATATAAAAGTGGAAAGGCTTGCGCAGATGCTATACGTTTCCTTGGGAGTAAATATGTCATGAGGGTTTGTGAACCAAGTGAATGGTTTGACTCAAAGGTGCACAACAAGCTGTCCAAAGCTTCCTGACTAAGGCAACGGCATACCGAAATTAACCGATTTTGGCCTGGTTTCCAGAAAATAGCCCGAAAACGGTTTTACTCCATCTTGGCTCTGGAGGAGAGGATGGCTACCGTGATGCCCATCAAGGCAATGATGGCAAACGAGATGCGCAGACTACTGAAACCAGCCACCACGCCAATCAAAGGCGGACCCACCAGGAAACCGGCAAACCCGATGGTGGTCACCGCCGCCAACGCCGTGCTAGGCGACATGGTCTTGGAGCGGCCGGCCTCTCCGTACACCAGCGGTACCACGGCACTTACGCCCATACCAACTAGTAGAAACCCGATGATGGCCGTTACCAGATAAGGAAAAATAACCGCTATCGCTAAGCCAATTGCCGTCAAGGAACCGCTCAGTACTAATACTTTCGGGAGGCCTAGCTTGGTGGTGAGCCAGTCGGCTATGAAGCGGGTGAGGGCCATGGTGCTCATGAAAGCCGTGTAGCCCGCAGCCACCCAAGCCTTTTCGGCGCCCACTACTTTCTGGAAGTAGATGCCACTCCAGTCAAACATGGCCCCTTCGCAGATGAGGGAGCAGAAGGCAATCATGCCCAGCACTATCAGAGACTTATCAGGCATCACAAACAAAGGCTGCTTCTCAGTAGGAGTATCATCCTGAGGCAGAATGTACCTGAAGCTCACCGCCACGCCTAGAACCGTCAAGGCCAGAATGAGCAGGAAGTGGTGGAAAGGAATAATGTTGGCCCCAATCATCAACGTACCAATGGCCGCACCCGTGAAGCCCGCCAAACTCCACAAGCCATGAAAAGACGCCATGATAGACTTTTTGTACATGTTCTCCACGCCCACGGCCTGCGTGTTCACGGCAATGTTGGACATGTTGCTTCCAAACCCGAAGAAGAACAGCGCCACCACCAATTGCCAGGTATTCTGGGCCAGCCCAATGGACACCAGCACCAGGCTGTAAAACAAAAGGCCTACGGTCACCGCGTTCCGGCTGCCCACCTTAGGAATCAACCAACCCGTGAACGGCAAGGACAGCATCAAGCCCACCGGCAAGGAGAACAGCACCATGCCCAGCTCAGCCTCAGAGAGGTGCAGTTTGGCCTGTATGCTGGGAATACGGGAGCCCCAACTGGCAAAGCACAGGCCCAGCAGAAAGAACAGGAAACCCACGGCCACGCGGTAAGTTCGGCGCGAATAAGGAAGAGATGGGGAAAACGTCATACACGGTAAGCTCAGAAAGTACAAAAGTAGGCTAAACGGCTGGGAAATCGATTTCGTTTTTGGCCTGCTTTCTGGAAACCAAGTCAAAACCAATGGCACTATCCTAATAGAAACTAGCGTGGATTTTGCTGGAGGCGCATCTGTCCAGGCTTTTTGTGCGTTGGGATAAAAGAAAGAAAATGTTCTCTTTTTAATTTCGCATCTTTAACCAGTCGAGCTGAATCTTCTTCAAAAAACAAGGGATTCAGCGAATAGTATCACCTTTTATCATTCCCCATGGATCAAAATCAAAGCGCCAACAACCTCGGTAACACTGTCAAAAACACCATTCTCATACTTTTAGGTATCGTCTCCGCGGCCTTCGGTCTGAAGGGCTTCTTGCTGTCCAGTCATTTCATTGACGGCGGGGTAACGGGTATCTCTATGTTACTTTCGGCGGCGTTTGGGTTGCCTCTGGCTATTTTGATTCTGGTCATCAACCTACCATTTATTGTGCTGGGGTATAAGCAGATGGGCATGCGCTTCACCTTGAAAAGCGCGGCGGCCATTGCCGGTCTTTCCCTGGCCTTGGTGGTAGTGGAGTTCCCAGACGTGACGCATGACAAGTTGCTGACGGCGGTGTTTGGGGGCGTATTTATTGGCTCGGGCATTGGCCTGGCCATGCGCGGCGGCGCAGTGCTGGACGGCACAGAGATTGCCGCCCTGATCGTGAGTAAGAACTATCCCTTGAAAGTGAGTGACTTCATTCTACTCCTCAACATTCTCATCTTCCTGTCTGCCATGTTGGTGCTGGGCACCGAAACCGCACTTTATTCCATTCTCACCTACTTTGCCGCCTCTAAGATGATTGAGTTCTTTATACAAGGGATTGAGCAATACACCGGCGTGACCATTGTTTCTGAGCACAGCGAGAAGATACGCCAGGCCGTCACAGAGAACCTGGGCCGCGGCGTGACCATTTACCAGGGCAAGCGCGGGTTTGGCAAGCGAGGTACCTCTAACGTAGACATTGATATTGTCTTCACGGTGGTGACCCGCTTTGAGCTGCCAGACCTGAAGAAGGAAGTAAAACAGATTGACCCCAACGCATTCCTATTCCAGCACAGCATTGATGACACAGAAGGCGGCATGGTCAAGCGCCGGCCTCTGCATTAATCACTTGAGTTGATGGATAAAACAGAAAAGCCTGCCCTACTACATGAAGGGCAGGCTTTTCTGTTTATAGGCTGTTTTCTGGAAAACAGGCCAAAAACGAGATTCTGATAGATTCTGGGGACAGGAAGAGGCCGAAGAAAAGGCTGGAATCAACCTTTGTCTTCGGCCTCTTTATATGGTCGTGCTTAAGCGTAGTGAGACTTACTTCTTCTCAGTGCCTTTGATGATGTTGAGTAATTGCATCTCAATGGTAGGGTAGGCCACTTCTACAATTCGGCCAAGTTCCTTACCGTCTTTGTAGACAATGAAAGTGGGCACGGCGCTGATGTTGAGCTGTTTTTCTTCGCCGGTCCAGGTGCTTTTGTCCTCGCGTAGGCTCACCATTTCCAATTTAGTGAGTGGCACGCGGCCCATGTCCAAGACTTTGAAGAACCTAGGCACATCACGCTGGCTGTCTATGCACCAGCTCCCCATATAGGCCTTGAAGGTCACCGTCTCCAGCAAAGGCGTCAGCTCTTCCATGATTTTGGCATTGGGCGTGTACCGCTGATACCCCGGGTGGAACCAAGCGCTGTGTGGGGCCTGGTCAAAGGCGACGCGCGTGGTAGGGCCAATCAAGATGGTTTCTCCCGTGGGAGATTTCTCTTCGCGGTTCTCATTGGGGTTGATGCCCGTAGGAGCCGGAGATGCGCTGGTGCTTTGTTTGGTGCCGGCGCAGCTTCCTAAGGCCAAAACCGTTGCAAAAAGAAGAAGTGACTTTTTCATATGCGCTTCAATTACGTTTAGACACCCGCAAGCTGTTGCTTAATTCTTAGATAGACTCTAGTGGTCTTGGCTCGTCCAGGTCCACAAATTCGCCTTCCCAACGGGCAATGACGGCGGTGGCCAGACAGTTGCCAATCACGTTCACAGAGGTGCGAGCCATGTCCATGAGTTCATCAATACCTAAAATGATAAAGATTGGTTCTACCGGAAGGTTAAAAGAAGCAGCCGTTCCCAGCAAAATCACCAGAGAGGCTCTTGGCACGCCGGCCACGCCTTTACTGGTCAGCATGAGGGTAAACACCATCAAAAGCTGCTGCTCCCAGGTCAAGTCAATGCCCGCGGCCTGCGCCACGAAGATAGAAGCCAATGACAAGTACAAAGTGGTTCCGTCCAGGTTGAAGCTATACCCCATAGGCATCACAAATGCTACCACTTTACGCGGTACGCCAATGGATTCCATGGCCTCCATGGCGCGCGGCAAAGCGGCCTCAGAGCTGGTGGTGGCAAAGGCAATAGACACCGGCTCGGCGATGGCCTTGGCAAACATCTTGATAGGAATCCTGAAGAACAAGGCCACCGGCAACAGCACCAATACCAGGAACGCAATGAGGGCCACATACAACGTGGCTAACAGTTTAAACAGGTTGATCAAGATCCCGAAGCCCATGTGGCCCACCGTGTAGGCAATGGCCGCCCCCACGGCTATAGGCGCGAAGTACATGATGATGTTGGTGAACTTGAACATGGTCTCAGCCAAGCTCTCGGTTACTTCTAGCAACGGCCGGCGCTTGCGCTCATTCAGCATGGCCAGGCCAATCCCGAACAACACGCTGAACACCACAATCTGCAACACTTGGCCTTCAGCGATGGACTTGGCAATGTTCTCCGGGAAGATGTGCAGGATAATGTCTTGCCAGGTCTGCGGCTCTGGTGCTTTGATCTCGTCACTGGTGGCCCCTTTCAAGACAATGCCTTCACCGGCCTTGCTGATGTTGATAGCCGCCAGACCAATGAACAAGGCAATGGTGGTCACCACCTCAAAGTAGATAAGCGCCTTTCCGCCCATCTTGCCCACTTGCTTTAGGTTGGAGTGACCGGCAATGCCCACCACCAACGTGGCAAATACCAGCGGCGCGATGATGGTTTTCACCATCTTTAAGAAGATTTTGCTGAACACGTTCAGGTTCTGCGCGAAGTCTGGGAAACTGTAGCCAATCTCGGCGCCAATGACCATGCTCACCAGAATCCAGGTGGTCAATGATTTTTTACGGTACGCAAATAGAACCAGCACAAGGATGCCAATCCAACGGGCAGTAGCCAGCACCAAGTCTGGAATAGCCACCAAGGCGTGGTTGTGCATGACAGTCAGGACAGCAGAGATGGTAAGCACCACAAACGCCACCAGCGCAAGAGTAGAATTTTTCATAAGATAATCTGCGGTCACACCCAGAAGAAGGTGTTTGGCAATGGGTTAGATGATTGGAAGTAGGCCATGATAAGGATGAAGCCCACCAAAGCGAAGCCAAATATAATTTAAAACTATGGTTTCCTAAAGGGGCAGGCCAGCGATAGTTTCCCTCTTTTTTCTGGCTTTTGATGCATTTTTGCTCTAAACTTAAAATCTCATCCACTACCCCCATATGTTGAACTGGCAAATAGAGACCCTTGACCTGGCGCTAAAGTTTACCTGGAAAATCTCCAGAAACGCCTCAGACATGAAAACCAACCTGCTGGTGACGGTGGGCAATGAGCGCGTCCAGGGCAGGGGAGAGGCCGCGCCCAACATCCGCTACGGCGAGACGCCTGCCCTCTTACTGGAGCAGTTTGCAAACCTGCAAAAGAACGGCTTATCAAACGTAGAGACTGTAGAAGAACTGCAGTTTTTGACGCAGCGCGAAGCCGTGATGCCTGCACTGCGTTTTGCCCTGGAGTCTGCCTTGGTGCATTACCTGTGCAGGAAAACGAACAAGTCCGTGCCTGAATTTCTGGGGGTGCCGGCGGTGGCTTCTACGCCTACCGCGTTCACGTTCCCCATCATGGACCCGGGCAAGATTGCGGCCTTTGCGCAAGAGCACCAACTCAAGCGCTTTCAATACCTAAAAGTAAAGGTGAACGAGGAGTCTGGCTTGGACATGATGGGGCAGGTTTTCAAAGCCACGGCCCAGCCCTTGATTGTAGACGCCAATGAGGCCTGGCAGGACCCAGACGCGCTCATCCGGTTTATGGAAGGCCTCAAGAAATACCCCATCCTCATGATAGAGCAGCCCATGCCCGCCGCCTTGGATGAAGAATACCTGTATTTAAAGCCTTACTCGCCCTATGACCTGTTCGCAGATGAGTCTGTCACCGACCACGCCGACTGGGATCTGTTGAAACGCCAGTTCCATGGCGTGAACATGAAGTTGATGAAGGCCGGTGGTTATTTGATAGGATTGGAGATTCTGCAAAAGACGCGGTCTTTGGGCCTGAAAACTATGATTGGCTGTATGATGGAAACCTCCATGGGCATCTGGTCGGGCATTCAACTGGCGCACGGCGTAGATTATCTGGACCTGGACGGCATGCTGGTGGTCAAAGACGAACCGTTTGGGTATGTACAGGAAAAAGACGGAATACTAACTCCCATAAAGCAACCGTAGCTTCGTTTTTGGTCTATTTTCATAGAAATAGGTCAAAAACAATATTAATGAATAATGACCAATGAGGAATAGTGAATATTCCTCATTGGTCATTATTCATTAATCATTCAAATTATTGTTTCTTGCCTTCGGCTTGGGTAAGCTGTTGCTTGATTTTTGCCAGGTCAGCGTCCAGTTTCTGAAGTTCCTTGGATTTGGTTTTGTTTTGGGCGGCGCTTTCTAATAGGGTGTTTTTCTGCTCCAGTAATTCGCGCTTGCGCTGTAGTAACTCCAGGCGGGTTTGTAGTTGCTGGGCTTGTTGCAACTCGTTGCGCAGGGCCGCGGTGTCACCAGTCACTACGGTGCTTTCATTGATAATCACGGGCGTCTTAGAGAAAACCCCTATTATATCCACGCGGTCACCTTCGGTCATTTGTATTTCTTGGCCGGCACGGTTTACATAGACACCATCTGGCGTCACGGTAGACCCATTTGGGAATCTCTTGGTTTCTGTGAGTGGGGTGCTCTGCTGGTTGTTCACTTCCACCATTTTACCGTTGCGCATGATCACGCCTTGTTTAAAAGGTGTAACACTGGGCGTAACGGTTTTTCCGCTTTTAGAAGTTGAGATAGACGCTTGCTGGGCTTGGCTTTGATGGCCTGCCAGGCAGCAAAGCACCAGAAGGATGGCTAAAAAGAAAGGACGTGTCATGTCTGTGGTTGATTATTTGTCGTTTTTAAGCTGTTTTCTGAGAATTAGGCCAAAAGCAGAAATCAATGCTCTGTCTTGGGTTTGGCATTTCGTTCTTTAAAGTACTGTATAATTCCTGGCAAGATAGACAAGCCAATGATAATTGGAATAGCGTAGTGAAGGTAATCTTTTAATTGCGGAAACTGTCTGCCCAAATAATAGCTGGCTACCACCAAAGAACCAACCCACAGGGCCGTACCCAAAGCACTTACGGCCATAAAGCGAGGGAACTCCATGCCCGTGGCCCCGGCCAGCAAAGGGTTAAAGGTGCGCACCACCGGTACAAACTTGCCCAAGATCACGGCAGACTTGCCCTTCTCCTTGTAGAACTTCTCTGCCTTGTCTAAGTGCCGGCGCTTGTAGTACCACGTGTCTTCTTTCTGGTAAAGCTTCTTGCCCAGTTTCCGGCCGATGGTAAAGCCTAGGATGTCTCCGGCAATGCCCGCAGCGGTCATGCTCACCAGCAAGACGCCCAAAGGAATGGTCAACACATCGGCGCCCGCCAACAGGCCGGTGGCCAGCAATAAGGAATCTCCCCCCGGAATCACCAAGCCAATGAGCAGGCCCGTCTCTACAAACATCACTACTAGAATGAGGGCCAGCCCGCCGTACCTGATCATGTTTTCTGGGCTAGAGAAAATGTCTGAGAAAGATGCCAAAAGAATCAAAAGTGCCATACTACCGGGAGTGAACTGTCTGACACCCATACGCACAGACGGCCGTGTGTGTTAACAACCGTGGCTTCAAAGGCCTAAAATGCGAGGTTGGCAAGGCATTAGAGAAAATGTTTCTGTCAATACATATATTGCTTTGCTAATATGCTAATTTTGTAGAGATATGAAGATTGAAGACGAAATAAAGCAAAGCACTTTTAAGGATCCGTTTCAGAAGGCGTACATCAATATTGTGTTCACCGCCAACGGTCTGCAACTGGCCCAATCCACTGTATTAAAAGACTATGGCATTACCTTGCCTCAATACAATATCCTGCGCATTCTAAGAGGACAATACCCCAAACCGGCTACCGTGAACCTGTTAATTGAGCGCATGCTGGACAAAACCTCCAATGCCTCGCGCATTGTAGACAAGCTGGAGGCCAAGAAACTGGTTACTCGTACGCAGTGTCCGGCAGACCGCCGCACGGTAGACATTGTCATCACTGAGAAAGGCCTGAACATGCTAGAGGAGCTGGACAAGATCCAGGAAGGAACTAAACACGGGGTGAACAACCTTTCTGCTGAGGAAGCTGAAACGCTCAGCATTCTACTTGATAAAATACGCGACTAACCATACGGTCATACATCCAATTATACGCCCATGAAAAAGACATTACTATCTGTGTTACTGGCTGCCTCTGTAGGTGCCACCGCCTTCACCACCTTAGCGCCAACTAAAAAAGGCACAACTACTGCTGCCAAAGCGGCCGTTGCCTTGCAAACCTTTAAAGTAGAAACCACTGAGAGTAAACTGGGCTGGATAGGCCGTAAAGTAACCGGTGAGCACAACGGCGACCTGAAACTGACCAGCGGGACCATCCTGTTTGACAGAAACGCTTTGCGTGGTGGGTCTTTTGTGATTGACATGACCTCCATCACCTGCAACGACCTGCAAGGCAACTCCAACAAAAACCTGGTGAACCACTTAAAGGCAGATGATTTCTTTGCGGTAGACAAATACCCAGCGGCTAATTTCATCATCACCAACTTGGCGCCTAAAGCCAATGCTAAGGTAGGTTCTACCAATTACATTGTGACGGGTAACCTGACCATTAAAGGCATCACCAATGAGATTGTGTTCCCGGCGGCGGTTTGGGTGAAGAAAGGTGTAGCCACGGCCACTGGTACCTTAAAGTTTGACCGTACCAAGTTTGACATCAAGTTCCGTTCTGGCAACTTCTTTGAAAACCTAGGGGACAAAACCATTCAGGATGACATTGAGTTAAAGATCAACCTGGTGGCCAAAGAAGAAGTGGTAACCAAAGTCAAAAAAGAGAAAGCCAACAAAAACAAAGTAGCCAAAAGCTAATCTGAAGCTATACCTTATAAAAAAGCCGCCTGTTTGTATTAGCTGGCGGCTTTTTTTGTGCTTGGTCAGGAACAACCTGTAAAACAGAAAACCCGGAAGCTCAGCGTGCTTGCCGCCAGGCTTTCGGGTTTTGAGAGAAGTGAATGGATGTTTTAGAGCGTTTCTTTGATGCGGGGTCTGTTGTAAGTAGGTTCCCAGTCATTAATGGGCAGGCAAATACCTGGGGGAAGGTCCAAATCTGGCAGTCCGTCGTTGAGGGGCTCGCCGCCATCGTCATCGCTGTCATCCTGGGGCGGCACCCGGTATTTTTTGCGCGGAACCAGTGCAAAAAATGCCAGCATAGCTAACACCACCAAGGAGTATACAATACTGATCATAAGAATCAACGGTTAGGAGTCTTACATAACACTCACTATCAGGGGAGTGGGTCTATAAGTTCAACGTATAGCGGCCTTACTATGTTAGGTGTAGATTCAAAAAAATAGGCAGGATGAAACAGGTTCTTGGTTTGTTTTTAAAATAACAGGGAGCTAGCTTTGTCCCAGTTTTAGGGGTGCCTTAATAATACGGGCTGAGATCATACCCATTGAACCTGATACGGTTAGTACCGGCGAAGGGAAAAACAAGGGAAACAAAACAATTTGGGCACACCGACCCCTGGTGTGGCCTGTATGTTTTACCATTACCATCTTTCACATGAAAAGAGTATTAGCCCTGGTTATGGGCTGTCTGCTGCCTTGGTTTGCCATGGCACAAATCACCTTATCTGGTCGTGTCCTGGACGCCGCCACCCGCCAACCACTGGTTGGAAGTACCATCACCCTTTCAGAAATCAGTTTAACCACCCAAACCGCGGCCGACGGCCGTTTTCAATTCTCAGACGTACAGCCGGGCAACTATTCCGTTAAAATAAGCCACGTGGGGTTTACCACTACCACAGAGTTGGTGTCTTTACAAGAAAGCCTAGCCAAAGACTTTACCTTGACACGGGGGAGCATGGCTACCAAAGAAGTGTTGGTAACAGCCTCCCGCGCCAATGAAAAAACCGGCACCACCTACAGCAACGTGAGCAAAGAAGAAATCCAAAGCCGCAATTTTGGGCAGGATTTGCCGTATCTGCTGGAGAATACGCCATCCCTAGTGACCAGTTCAGACGCCGGCGCCGGAGTGGGCTACACCGGTTTGCGCATTAGAGGCTCAGACATTACCCGCATCAACGTGACCGTGAACGGCATACCCGTGAATGACGCCGAAAGCCACGGCGTTTTCTTTGTGAACATGCCTGACTTCGCCTCCTCTCTGCAGGACGTGCAGATTCAGCGCGGCGTGGGAACCTCCAGCAACGGGCCAGGCGCCTTCGGGGCCAGTTTGAACCTGCAGACCCAGGACGCCAGCCTAGAAGCCTACGCGCGCACGGACAATGCCTTCGGGTCTTACAACACCTGGAAGAATAACGTGCAGTTTGGCACTGGTCTATTGGGCGGTAAATTTGCGGTAGACGGCCGTTTGTCCAGAGTCTCTTCTGACGGCTATATTGACCGCGCTACCTCAGATTTAAAGTCATTTTACGTAGCTGGGAGCTACTATGGCGCTAAGGACTTCTTAAAACTAGTCGTTTTTGGTGGAAAGGAAATCACCTATCAGGCCTGGAACGGCGTGGATGAGGAGACGCTTAAAACCAACCGCACCTTCAATTCTGCGGGCACGGATTATGGTAGCACCGAGACGCCTTATGACAACGAGGTGGATGACTACCAGCAGAACCACTACCAGCTGCACTACGGCCATTCGTTCAATCCACAATGGACGCTGAATGGCGCCTTGCATTATACCCGGGGCTTCGGGTTTTATGAGCAGTTCAAAGTGAATGAGCGCTTCTCTAATTATGCCATTCCGGTGGCGCCAGGCAGTACCATTTCCAGAACGGACCTGGTGCGCCAGAAGTGGTTGGATAATCATTTCTACGGAACCACTTTCTCTTTGCAGTACCAAGGTTTGGGCAGACTGTCGGCTACGTTGGGCGGCGGTTGGAACCGCTATGACGGTGACCATTATGGCGAGGTGATTTGGGCGCAGTACGCGGCTACCATTCGGCCTAACCACCGCTATTATATAAACGAGGCCCAGAAAACCGACTTCAACGTGTATGGCAAAGTAAATCTGGCTGTAACCGACCAAGTGGGCTTGTTTGGCGATGTGCAGCTGCGCACCGTAGACTACCAAATTGACGGCTTTGATGATGACCGCCGGGACGTGACCACGCGCGCTGATTACGCCTTCTTCAACCCCAAAGCCGGTATTACCTACAACCTCACCAACAACCACAACCTGTACGCCTCAGTGGCCGTGGGCAATAGGGAACCAACGCGTTCAGACTTCACAGACCGTCCGGTCAATGATGTAGCCAAACCAGAGCGTCTGATTGACTGGGAAGCCGGTTACCGCTTCAACCACAGCCTGGGCCAAGTGGCGGGGCAGTCCTTGCTGTTTCGCTCAGATCTGACCTATTTCTACATGGACTACAAAGACCAATTGGTGTTGACGGGACAGTTGAATGATGTGGGTACGGCGCTTAGAACCAACATCCCGAAAAGCTATAGGACCGGGGTGGAGTTGTCTGGTAACTTGTTCATTGGCGAGTTCGTGGATGTGACCACCAACCTGTCCTTCTCTAAAAACCGCATCAAGCAGTTCACCGAGGTCCTGCCCATTGACTACAACCCAGAAGACGTGGTGGTGAACCAATACGACGAGACCACCATTGCCTATTCCCCTAGCGTAGTGACGTCTTCGCAGATTCAAGTGAGGCCGGTGACGGGTTTGCGCGTGGCCTTCCAGTACAAGACCGTGAGTGAGCAGTTTCTGGACAACACGGCCAGCCAAAACCGTAGATTGTCGCCGTACGGCGTAGGCGATGCCCGCGTGTTTTACACCTTCAAACCGGTTAATTGGATGAAGGAAATAGAGCTGGGTTTGCTGGTGAACAACGTCTTCAGCAAAAAGTATGAGGCCAATGGCTATACCTTCACGGAGCTATACGGTGGTGATCCGAACCGCTATGATTACAACTATTATTTCCCCCAAGCGCCACGCAACTTCCTGGTGCAGGTGAGCCTCCGTTTTTAACCTAATTCCTGGGAAACACCCCAAAAATGGCATCTCTTGCGCAGGCAGCAGATGCCATTTTTTTATGGCTGAACCGTTTTTGGCCTAGATTCCTGAAAAGAGGCAAAAAACAGTTTTTAGCTCCAAGTGTTTTATAATCAAAGTGAAACGCAACCTGAGTTGCTGATGATAGCATCCAACAACAGCAGGAGGTGCAGTAAGAAAAGCCTGATAATACAGAGTA contains the following coding sequences:
- a CDS encoding YceI family protein produces the protein MKKTLLSVLLAASVGATAFTTLAPTKKGTTTAAKAAVALQTFKVETTESKLGWIGRKVTGEHNGDLKLTSGTILFDRNALRGGSFVIDMTSITCNDLQGNSNKNLVNHLKADDFFAVDKYPAANFIITNLAPKANAKVGSTNYIVTGNLTIKGITNEIVFPAAVWVKKGVATATGTLKFDRTKFDIKFRSGNFFENLGDKTIQDDIELKINLVAKEEVVTKVKKEKANKNKVAKS
- a CDS encoding TonB-dependent receptor; protein product: MKRVLALVMGCLLPWFAMAQITLSGRVLDAATRQPLVGSTITLSEISLTTQTAADGRFQFSDVQPGNYSVKISHVGFTTTTELVSLQESLAKDFTLTRGSMATKEVLVTASRANEKTGTTYSNVSKEEIQSRNFGQDLPYLLENTPSLVTSSDAGAGVGYTGLRIRGSDITRINVTVNGIPVNDAESHGVFFVNMPDFASSLQDVQIQRGVGTSSNGPGAFGASLNLQTQDASLEAYARTDNAFGSYNTWKNNVQFGTGLLGGKFAVDGRLSRVSSDGYIDRATSDLKSFYVAGSYYGAKDFLKLVVFGGKEITYQAWNGVDEETLKTNRTFNSAGTDYGSTETPYDNEVDDYQQNHYQLHYGHSFNPQWTLNGALHYTRGFGFYEQFKVNERFSNYAIPVAPGSTISRTDLVRQKWLDNHFYGTTFSLQYQGLGRLSATLGGGWNRYDGDHYGEVIWAQYAATIRPNHRYYINEAQKTDFNVYGKVNLAVTDQVGLFGDVQLRTVDYQIDGFDDDRRDVTTRADYAFFNPKAGITYNLTNNHNLYASVAVGNREPTRSDFTDRPVNDVAKPERLIDWEAGYRFNHSLGQVAGQSLLFRSDLTYFYMDYKDQLVLTGQLNDVGTALRTNIPKSYRTGVELSGNLFIGEFVDVTTNLSFSKNRIKQFTEVLPIDYNPEDVVVNQYDETTIAYSPSVVTSSQIQVRPVTGLRVAFQYKTVSEQFLDNTASQNRRLSPYGVGDARVFYTFKPVNWMKEIELGLLVNNVFSKKYEANGYTFTELYGGDPNRYDYNYYFPQAPRNFLVQVSLRF